Proteins encoded by one window of Mustela erminea isolate mMusErm1 chromosome 7, mMusErm1.Pri, whole genome shotgun sequence:
- the DEFB115 gene encoding beta-defensin 115: MPLDRSSLLSGYIKLSVLTLAVLVLLAQASPDGWVKRCNYGKGRCRQSCKENERKKERCGEKKICCIPDVKRELPYSVEKQQMTYQAKDLERHKHILSDICIGCETSRGAE; the protein is encoded by the exons ATGCCGCTGGATCGTTCCTCACTCCTCTCAGGATACATTAAACTCTCGGTCCTGACCTTAGCTGTCCTTGTGCTCCTGGCTCAGGCTTCCCCAG ATGGATGGGTCAAAAGATGTAATTATGGAAAAGGAAGATGCAGGCAATCTtgcaaagaaaatgagaggaagaaggaaagatgtggggaaaaaaaaatttgttgcatCCCTGATGTAAAGCGTGAACTCCCATACTCTGTTGAGAAACAACAGATGACATACCAAGCTAAG GATTTAGAAAGACATAAACATATTCTTTCTGATATCTGCATTGGATGTGAGACTTCCAGAGGAGCTGAATGA